Proteins encoded together in one Mannheimia haemolytica window:
- the dpnM gene encoding Modification methylase DpnIIA, translated as MKPILKYRGGKSKEIPNYIHLIPKFETYYEPFLGGGATYFYLEPEKAFVSDINSSLIQFYQEVGSDNFETVKKDLLDLQRKYEFNREIFINRKTVIPQKRVDDPNEELYYRIRDMFNNKIKHEYSQSAIYFFINKTAYSGMIRYNSQGEFNVPYGRYANFNTSLLEQKHHNLLSKSEIYNGSYEKGFELAGPKDFIFLDPPYDTTFSDYGNEVFTGDFREDEHRKLAVDFKNLSSPSMMIISETPLIRELYNGYIKYSYSKSYSVNIRNRFKSEANHLIITNYKI; from the coding sequence ATGAAGCCAATTTTGAAATATCGTGGTGGAAAATCAAAAGAAATACCTAATTATATACATTTAATTCCTAAATTTGAGACTTACTATGAGCCATTCTTAGGCGGTGGAGCTACGTATTTTTATTTAGAACCTGAGAAAGCGTTTGTAAGTGATATAAATTCTAGTTTAATCCAATTTTATCAAGAAGTTGGAAGTGATAATTTTGAAACTGTGAAAAAAGATTTATTGGATTTACAAAGAAAATATGAATTTAACAGAGAAATCTTTATAAATAGAAAAACTGTCATTCCTCAAAAAAGAGTGGATGACCCTAATGAGGAATTATATTACCGAATCCGAGATATGTTTAATAACAAAATTAAGCATGAATATAGCCAATCAGCTATTTACTTTTTTATTAATAAAACAGCATATTCAGGTATGATTAGATATAATTCTCAAGGGGAATTTAATGTTCCTTATGGTAGGTATGCTAACTTCAATACAAGTCTTTTAGAGCAAAAACATCATAATCTATTATCAAAAAGCGAAATATATAATGGTAGTTATGAAAAGGGATTTGAGCTTGCAGGACCAAAAGATTTTATCTTTTTAGATCCCCCTTACGATACTACTTTTAGTGATTATGGAAATGAAGTGTTTACTGGCGACTTTAGAGAAGATGAGCATAGGAAGTTAGCTGTTGATTTTAAGAATTTATCATCACCTTCAATGATGATTATTAGTGAAACCCCTTTAATTCGTGAATTATACAATGGGTATATAAAATACTCATATTCAAAATCATATTCTGTTAATATCAGAAATAGGTTTAAATCCGAAGCAAATCATTTAATCATAACTAACTATAAGATCTAA
- the pepN gene encoding Aminopeptidase N yields MQPKAKLRKDYRAPDFTITDIYLDFQLDPDRTFVTSKLTVVRKNPEATTLRLDGHSFDFLSLKYDGVPFSAFQKDDESLTLNLADVPAEQFELEIETALNPAQNTSLQGLYKSGDGLCTQCEAEGFRQITYMLDRPDVLAKYTTKITASKSKYPYLLSNGNRIAQGELHDGRHWVEWQDPFFKPSYLFALVAGDFDLLQDKFITKSGREVTLEIYVDRGNLDRAPWAMESLKRSMKWDEERFGLEYDLDIYMIVAVDFFNMGAMENKGLNIFNSKFVLAKPETATDTDYLDIEAVIAHEYFHNWTGNRITCRDWFQLSLKEGLTVFRDQEFTSDLWSRSAKRIEDVRLLRTVQFAEDASPMAHPIRPEKVIEMNNFYTVTVYEKGAEIIRMIHTLLGEEKFQQGMQLYVARHDGSAATCEDFVKAMEDASGVNLEQFRRWYSQSGTPELTISDEYDETRKAYRLHISQMTPATHDQMDKLNLHIPLKVALYGEQDGKRIPLQYELLTVSDVLDVTAEHQTFEFHNVTQRPVPALLCDFSAPVRLDYNYTTEQLLTLLKHAENDFVRWDAAQMLYTNELRENLSRYQQQQPLNFSEGLVNALTFVLDNSASSPELTALTLTLPKETEFAESFKTIDPQGIAVVREFMQHSIAHALQDKLLAVYHQNQCGEYQVVAEDIAKRALRNACLSYLAFTDLGNALVHKHYNNADNMTDTLAALQAATKAQLSCRDALLADFEQKWKHDGLVMDKWFMLQATRPDDDVLSIVQNLMEHPSFNFNNPNRLRSLVGAFCGQNPKAFHAIDGSGYRFLVDTLIKLNESNPQVAARLIEPLIKLSRYDNQRQTLMRRGLERLRELDNLARDLFEKIEKALD; encoded by the coding sequence ATGCAACCTAAAGCGAAACTCAGAAAAGATTATCGAGCTCCCGATTTCACTATTACTGATATTTATCTTGACTTCCAACTTGACCCGGATCGCACTTTTGTCACCTCAAAACTAACTGTCGTGCGTAAAAATCCTGAGGCGACCACACTTCGTTTAGACGGTCATAGTTTCGATTTCCTTTCGCTTAAATATGACGGTGTGCCGTTTTCTGCCTTTCAAAAAGATGATGAATCTTTAACCTTAAATTTAGCCGATGTGCCTGCCGAGCAGTTCGAGCTTGAAATTGAAACCGCATTAAATCCGGCACAAAACACCTCGTTACAAGGTTTGTATAAATCGGGCGACGGGCTTTGCACCCAGTGTGAGGCTGAAGGTTTCCGCCAGATTACCTATATGCTCGACCGCCCTGATGTACTTGCAAAATATACGACAAAAATCACCGCTAGTAAGAGCAAATACCCGTATCTGCTTTCTAACGGTAACCGCATCGCACAAGGCGAGTTGCACGATGGCAGACACTGGGTGGAATGGCAAGATCCGTTCTTTAAACCAAGCTATTTATTTGCATTAGTAGCCGGTGATTTTGACTTACTCCAAGATAAATTCATCACCAAAAGCGGACGTGAAGTCACGCTCGAAATTTATGTCGATCGTGGGAATTTAGACCGAGCTCCGTGGGCAATGGAGAGCTTAAAACGTTCAATGAAATGGGACGAAGAGCGTTTCGGTTTGGAATACGATTTAGATATTTATATGATTGTTGCCGTTGATTTCTTCAATATGGGAGCAATGGAAAACAAAGGGCTGAATATTTTTAACTCTAAATTTGTATTGGCAAAACCGGAAACCGCAACCGATACCGATTATTTAGATATTGAAGCGGTGATTGCCCACGAATACTTCCATAACTGGACGGGCAACCGCATTACCTGCCGTGACTGGTTCCAATTAAGTCTAAAAGAGGGCTTAACCGTCTTCCGTGATCAGGAATTTACCTCTGATTTATGGTCTCGTTCGGCAAAACGAATTGAAGATGTGCGTTTACTGCGTACTGTGCAATTTGCCGAAGATGCCAGCCCGATGGCTCACCCAATTCGTCCGGAGAAAGTGATTGAAATGAATAATTTCTACACCGTGACCGTGTATGAAAAAGGGGCGGAAATTATTCGTATGATTCACACCCTGTTAGGCGAAGAAAAATTCCAACAAGGTATGCAGCTTTATGTGGCAAGACACGATGGTTCTGCGGCAACTTGTGAAGATTTCGTTAAGGCAATGGAAGATGCTTCAGGCGTTAATCTTGAACAATTCCGCCGTTGGTATAGCCAATCCGGCACGCCTGAGCTCACCATTTCCGATGAATATGATGAAACCCGCAAGGCATACCGCTTGCATATTTCACAAATGACACCGGCAACCCACGATCAGATGGATAAACTCAATCTGCATATTCCGCTTAAAGTAGCGTTATATGGTGAACAGGACGGTAAACGCATTCCATTACAATATGAATTATTAACCGTAAGCGATGTGTTAGATGTAACCGCAGAACACCAAACCTTTGAGTTTCATAATGTAACACAACGCCCGGTGCCGGCATTGCTGTGTGATTTCTCTGCACCGGTACGGTTAGATTACAACTATACCACCGAGCAGCTTTTAACCTTACTCAAACACGCTGAAAATGATTTTGTGCGTTGGGACGCAGCACAAATGCTCTACACCAATGAATTGCGTGAAAATTTAAGCCGTTATCAGCAACAGCAGCCTCTCAACTTCTCAGAAGGGTTAGTGAATGCCTTAACGTTCGTGTTGGATAACTCAGCAAGCTCGCCGGAGCTAACGGCATTAACCCTCACATTGCCGAAAGAAACCGAGTTTGCAGAATCATTCAAAACCATTGACCCACAAGGCATTGCGGTTGTGCGTGAATTTATGCAGCATTCCATTGCTCACGCCTTGCAAGATAAACTATTAGCGGTTTATCACCAAAATCAATGTGGGGAATATCAAGTTGTAGCTGAAGATATTGCTAAACGAGCCTTGCGTAATGCTTGCTTAAGCTATTTAGCCTTTACTGATTTAGGCAATGCGTTGGTGCATAAGCATTACAATAATGCCGATAATATGACAGATACGCTCGCTGCATTACAAGCCGCAACCAAAGCCCAGCTAAGTTGCCGTGATGCGTTATTAGCCGATTTTGAGCAAAAATGGAAACACGACGGTTTAGTGATGGATAAATGGTTTATGCTACAAGCCACCCGACCGGACGACGATGTGTTATCCATCGTGCAAAATTTAATGGAACACCCAAGTTTTAACTTTAATAACCCGAACCGTTTACGTTCATTAGTAGGTGCATTCTGCGGTCAAAACCCGAAAGCCTTCCACGCCATTGACGGTTCAGGCTATCGTTTCTTGGTAGATACGCTGATTAAACTTAACGAAAGTAACCCACAAGTTGCTGCTCGACTTATTGAGCCGTTAATTAAACTCTCACGCTACGATAACCAACGCCAAACCTTGATGCGTCGTGGCTTGGAACGCCTGCGTGAGTTGGATAATCTAGCTCGGGATCTGTTTGAGAAAATTGAAAAAGCGTTAGATTAA
- a CDS encoding Transposase and inactivated derivatives, with translation MVQHFLLSSKARTLSPIKIARLSDDEAFSMLCDIRWGSEKNVVCPKCGIQHQAYFISTRKQWRCKHCKHTFSITSGTIFANHKLPIQTYLFAIALFVNAVKGISACQLSRDLNVQYKTAFTLAHKIRESLIIQRELFPLVGEIHIDGTYIHSAPRPKNKKVERMDRRLKANTNPNKRAVLVMRERYAEQDTLSNPQLVGAKRTITFPILSENTETVKKVAAAYIEPNSRIHADENSAYDELIVNYDLQRVNHQHEYRSDEGVTNNLAESYFARFKRMYYGQVHKMSNVYLDNYANEVAYREDTRKLDNLTIFNDITSKCLSTSSDNAWKGYWQGNHRQVERLVM, from the coding sequence ATGGTACAACACTTCTTACTTTCTAGTAAAGCCCGAACGCTTTCGCCCATCAAGATAGCCCGACTATCTGATGATGAAGCGTTTTCAATGCTATGCGATATTCGTTGGGGAAGTGAAAAGAATGTCGTGTGTCCAAAATGCGGTATTCAGCATCAAGCCTACTTTATCTCTACTCGCAAGCAGTGGCGATGTAAACATTGTAAGCATACCTTTAGCATTACTTCAGGTACAATTTTTGCGAATCACAAGTTGCCGATTCAAACCTACTTGTTCGCTATTGCGTTATTTGTGAATGCGGTAAAAGGGATTTCCGCTTGCCAACTGTCTCGTGACTTGAACGTACAGTACAAAACGGCATTTACGCTGGCTCATAAGATTCGTGAAAGCCTGATTATTCAACGTGAGCTATTCCCCCTAGTAGGCGAAATCCATATAGATGGAACTTACATTCATTCTGCGCCACGCCCAAAGAATAAGAAAGTAGAACGTATGGATAGACGTTTAAAAGCCAATACCAATCCAAACAAGCGTGCGGTATTGGTGATGCGTGAGCGTTACGCTGAACAGGACACTTTATCTAATCCGCAGTTAGTTGGTGCAAAGCGAACCATCACTTTCCCTATTCTCTCAGAGAACACAGAAACGGTGAAGAAAGTGGCTGCTGCGTACATTGAGCCAAACAGCCGTATTCATGCGGACGAAAACTCAGCTTATGATGAATTAATAGTGAATTACGACCTACAACGAGTAAATCATCAACATGAATATCGTAGCGATGAAGGCGTTACTAATAACCTTGCGGAAAGTTACTTCGCACGTTTCAAACGTATGTATTACGGACAAGTCCACAAGATGAGTAACGTGTATCTTGATAATTATGCCAACGAAGTCGCCTATCGTGAAGATACTCGTAAACTGGACAATTTAACCATTTTCAATGATATCACCAGTAAATGCCTCAGCACGTCATCAGATAATGCTTGGAAAGGCTATTGGCAAGGTAATCATCGACAAGTAGAACGGCTGGTAATGTAA
- a CDS encoding Transposase and inactivated derivatives, with amino-acid sequence MAQHYLLSSKSKNLNLKQIFRLSEDEAFQLLKANRWGNPNDITDIVCPHCGIRHNAYFLQSRKRWCCKHCKRHFYITTNTAFAFHKLPFVDILAAILLFANEVKGISAITMSRHLNINYKTAFVLCHKLREALFKTRDLTPLQGEIHEDGAWINFKLRPTNFAKNAHKQKQKADKKGRKFPKFRPTKRCIISLNQRASNDENLWGSNRTIVAMDYTENAKTVLALNHQFVKQGSDIMCDENPAYKGLDFHYTLWSVNHKECYSAKGINNNLAESFNARFRDLHRGVHHKCDNKYALHYANQAAFMSDNRQKSNGDLFSDILKRCLWVLPLREWVGYWQGNHRSQELIGMRAFSPEEISQAYFKNLNERMRYEQELLAA; translated from the coding sequence ATGGCGCAGCATTATCTGCTTTCAAGCAAATCTAAAAATTTAAATCTCAAACAAATCTTTCGTTTAAGTGAAGATGAAGCCTTCCAACTTTTAAAAGCCAACCGTTGGGGAAATCCTAACGATATTACGGACATAGTATGTCCACATTGCGGAATCCGCCACAATGCTTATTTTCTTCAATCTCGTAAACGTTGGTGCTGCAAGCATTGCAAACGTCATTTCTACATTACCACCAACACTGCATTTGCTTTTCATAAATTGCCTTTCGTTGATATTTTAGCGGCAATTTTGTTGTTTGCGAATGAAGTCAAAGGTATTTCAGCAATAACAATGAGCCGCCACTTAAACATTAACTACAAAACCGCTTTTGTCCTTTGCCATAAACTACGTGAAGCCCTATTCAAAACTCGTGATTTAACTCCCTTACAAGGTGAAATTCACGAAGATGGTGCGTGGATTAATTTCAAATTACGTCCAACTAACTTCGCTAAAAACGCCCATAAACAGAAACAAAAAGCCGATAAAAAAGGACGGAAATTTCCAAAATTCAGACCGACTAAACGTTGTATCATTAGCTTAAATCAACGTGCTTCTAATGATGAAAATCTATGGGGTTCAAATAGAACCATTGTGGCAATGGACTACACTGAAAATGCCAAAACTGTTTTGGCGTTAAATCATCAATTCGTGAAACAAGGTAGTGATATTATGTGTGATGAAAATCCAGCCTATAAAGGTTTAGATTTTCATTACACTCTCTGGAGTGTGAATCATAAAGAGTGTTACAGTGCAAAAGGTATCAACAACAATTTAGCCGAATCCTTTAATGCTCGTTTCCGTGATTTACATCGTGGTGTACACCACAAATGCGACAATAAATATGCCCTACATTATGCTAACCAAGCTGCCTTTATGTCGGATAACCGTCAAAAGTCTAATGGCGACCTATTTAGTGATATTCTTAAACGTTGCTTATGGGTATTACCACTAAGGGAATGGGTAGGCTATTGGCAAGGTAATCATCGCTCACAAGAGCTTATCGGTATGAGAGCTTTCAGCCCCGAAGAAATTTCCCAAGCTTACTTTAAAAACCTCAACGAACGAATGAGATACGAGCAAGAACTGTTGGCTGCTTAG
- the yccX gene encoding Acylphosphatase produces the protein MVAKLFSVYGRVQGVAFRFFTLKEAEKLGVKGYVRNRDDGSVEVVAEADEQTMAQLENWLQQGSSAAKVEQVIVSDYLGSERFERFEVRY, from the coding sequence ATGGTCGCAAAATTATTCTCGGTTTACGGACGGGTTCAAGGCGTCGCTTTTCGATTTTTTACGTTAAAAGAAGCCGAAAAATTAGGCGTGAAAGGCTATGTCAGAAACCGTGATGACGGCTCGGTAGAAGTAGTCGCTGAAGCGGATGAACAGACAATGGCTCAACTGGAAAATTGGTTACAACAAGGCTCATCTGCTGCAAAGGTGGAACAGGTAATTGTGAGCGATTATCTTGGTTCGGAAAGGTTTGAGAGGTTTGAGGTAAGGTATTAA
- a CDS encoding heme utilization protein HutZ: MTTNRQEVLQNRLGPEIEELKQQIKTIMLATIDKDGVPNVSYAPFVINNGEYQVLITTIARHARNLQEVPKVSLMLIEDESKSRQIFARRRLTFDATVRMIERTDEEWNNSIAALKARHGDLVDELSNMQDFKLFSFKPTAGLFVKGFGKAFDVGVDDLINVVHLDQGHQTA; this comes from the coding sequence ATGACAACCAACCGTCAAGAGGTCTTACAAAACCGTTTAGGTCCAGAAATTGAAGAATTAAAACAACAAATCAAAACTATAATGCTTGCAACCATAGATAAAGATGGTGTACCGAATGTGAGCTATGCCCCTTTTGTAATTAATAACGGCGAATATCAAGTCTTAATCACTACTATTGCCCGTCACGCTCGTAATTTACAAGAGGTGCCAAAAGTCTCTTTAATGCTAATTGAGGATGAAAGTAAGAGCCGTCAAATTTTTGCCCGTCGTCGCTTAACCTTTGACGCAACAGTGCGAATGATTGAACGTACTGATGAGGAATGGAATAATAGCATTGCAGCACTTAAAGCTCGTCACGGTGATTTAGTTGATGAACTGTCAAATATGCAAGATTTCAAGCTCTTTAGCTTTAAGCCAACGGCTGGCCTATTTGTAAAAGGATTTGGTAAAGCCTTTGATGTTGGTGTTGATGACTTAATTAATGTCGTTCATTTAGACCAAGGCCACCAAACTGCCTAA
- the hgpA gene encoding Heme-repressible hemoglobin-binding protein — protein MVFTSYSIKSKKLCPTILALSVSSILSSQATYAEETTAELSEVNVVAKEDVKASIEKKNKEIIQQELIQNNRDLVRYSPDVGIVNQGRHQKGFAIRGVEDNRVGISIDGVSLPDSEENSLYKRYGNLNTSRQSIDPELARTIEVSKGADSFNQGSGNLGGGVNYRTLEPYDIVRNGNKFGAFYRTGYGTRNNEWLNTFGVGYLGEKAEAILVYSNRHGHEMKSAGGYTLPEDSLQTRSLRSSKQTPDDSTHNHHNYLAKFAYRFNDNHRVGVSYSGQNNKNYIIEDSAVTITSFWREAEDRSKRDTVNVFYEYFPESKWISLAKIDADYQDTETSAYNYEGTRAEEATDWSPAKQRKPSDNNIRIFNTELKRLNFRLDSQALEFGKWTHQLSFKASTAERDFDVLHKDSVYLSGVWVNSPDSTMMYPIKTKQHTFSLHDKIDLTHDWIATLGIRYDWAKYEQQELNGLVCRNCVKTDNAKFNQLTWVTGLEKHLTEAWKVGYNIGTGFRIPNASEMYFDYRDNAAGAWMSNPNLKAERSLSQNLSLQGSGNVGLLSVNFHHTKYKDFLWEQETWDVYQAYGREFWRPVQQMQNIDSAKIYGLEVSGKWNLNSAMPIPEGWKLFGAFGYSKGSMSNGADLLSIQPIKAVVGLDYEQPEGKWGVFSRFTFLGAKKAKDAKYLKTLPEKCLKEDRTPNPYYPYWGDEYDIRCTEYSHETGLDTWKHLNAKAFVVDLYGFYKPTENITLRAGIYNLFNRKYHTWDTLRGLNTTGGIVNSVGVRENATYGGYPGLQRYYEPGRNFSANFEYRF, from the coding sequence ATGGTGTTTACCTCTTATTCAATAAAGTCTAAAAAATTGTGCCCGACTATATTGGCTTTAAGCGTTAGTAGTATTTTGTCTTCACAAGCTACCTATGCTGAAGAAACAACAGCGGAATTATCTGAAGTGAATGTTGTAGCTAAAGAAGATGTGAAGGCTTCTATAGAAAAGAAAAATAAAGAGATAATTCAGCAAGAGTTGATTCAAAATAATCGAGATTTAGTTCGTTATAGCCCTGATGTTGGCATTGTTAACCAAGGTAGACATCAAAAAGGATTTGCTATTCGTGGAGTGGAAGACAACCGTGTCGGAATAAGTATTGATGGTGTCTCGCTTCCTGATTCAGAAGAAAATTCCCTTTATAAACGCTATGGTAATTTAAATACATCTCGCCAATCTATAGATCCGGAATTAGCTCGTACTATTGAAGTATCTAAAGGTGCAGATTCTTTCAATCAAGGTAGTGGTAATTTAGGCGGCGGAGTTAATTATCGGACGCTTGAGCCTTATGATATTGTTCGTAACGGTAATAAATTTGGTGCTTTTTATCGCACAGGATATGGTACTCGTAATAATGAATGGTTGAATACATTCGGTGTTGGATATTTAGGTGAGAAAGCTGAGGCGATATTGGTTTATTCAAATCGCCATGGGCATGAAATGAAAAGTGCAGGAGGTTATACTCTTCCTGAAGATTCTCTACAAACTCGCTCTTTACGCAGTAGTAAACAAACTCCTGATGATTCTACTCATAATCATCATAATTATTTAGCCAAATTTGCTTATCGATTTAATGATAATCACCGCGTTGGTGTTTCTTACAGTGGGCAAAATAATAAAAATTATATTATCGAAGATTCAGCCGTTACTATTACTTCTTTTTGGCGTGAAGCGGAAGACCGTAGTAAACGTGATACAGTAAATGTTTTTTATGAGTATTTCCCAGAGTCAAAATGGATATCTCTAGCGAAGATAGATGCAGATTATCAAGATACTGAAACATCTGCTTATAACTATGAAGGTACACGCGCTGAAGAGGCAACAGACTGGAGCCCTGCTAAACAAAGAAAACCAAGTGACAATAATATTCGTATTTTTAATACTGAATTGAAACGCTTAAATTTCCGTTTAGACAGCCAAGCATTAGAATTTGGTAAATGGACTCATCAGCTATCTTTCAAAGCCTCTACTGCAGAGAGAGATTTCGATGTATTACATAAGGACTCGGTTTATTTATCCGGTGTTTGGGTAAATTCTCCCGATTCTACGATGATGTACCCAATTAAAACGAAACAGCACACTTTTTCATTGCACGATAAGATTGATTTAACGCATGATTGGATTGCAACTCTAGGCATTCGTTATGATTGGGCGAAGTATGAACAGCAAGAACTCAATGGTCTTGTTTGTCGTAACTGCGTAAAAACTGACAATGCGAAATTTAATCAACTAACTTGGGTTACCGGTTTAGAAAAACATCTGACTGAGGCATGGAAAGTAGGATATAACATTGGGACAGGCTTCCGTATTCCAAATGCATCAGAAATGTATTTTGATTACCGTGATAATGCTGCAGGAGCTTGGATGTCCAATCCAAACCTAAAAGCGGAACGTAGTTTAAGCCAAAATTTAAGTTTGCAAGGTAGTGGCAATGTTGGGCTGCTCTCAGTTAATTTCCACCATACTAAATATAAAGATTTTTTATGGGAGCAAGAAACCTGGGATGTTTACCAAGCATATGGTAGAGAGTTTTGGCGCCCGGTACAGCAAATGCAAAATATTGATTCTGCGAAAATCTATGGGCTAGAAGTGAGTGGTAAATGGAATTTAAATTCAGCTATGCCAATACCTGAAGGCTGGAAGCTATTTGGAGCCTTCGGTTACAGCAAAGGTAGTATGTCTAACGGGGCAGATTTACTTTCTATTCAGCCGATTAAAGCCGTAGTTGGCTTAGATTATGAACAACCTGAAGGTAAATGGGGAGTATTTTCTCGCTTCACATTCTTGGGGGCTAAAAAGGCGAAAGATGCAAAATATTTAAAAACATTACCGGAAAAATGCCTTAAAGAGGATAGAACGCCAAATCCGTATTACCCTTATTGGGGGGATGAATATGACATTCGTTGTACTGAATATTCTCACGAGACAGGTTTAGATACCTGGAAGCACTTAAATGCTAAAGCCTTTGTTGTGGATTTATACGGTTTCTATAAACCAACAGAGAATATTACATTACGTGCCGGTATTTATAATTTGTTTAACCGTAAATATCATACTTGGGATACTT
- a CDS encoding AlwI restriction endonuclease — translation MAKFGERFLLGFTSPRNPRLLSEYVKVIKKYNLDGQNYDADLQEKFYEMLSKEQVAGVEAGNAKNKAFAGRDKLTRMPQALGFFITQRNKKFRITEAGELLQNNALFEDVMLHQVLKYQLPSVLHKEQESNKGCFKIKPFLELLRLIDKLGYLTYNEFLTYGMTLTNYENFDEVVNNILNYRVERNIAKKNNTALRIFEHQNKINTFKVLYKDIIASGNIKTRESETKTVDEFVKKKMNNLSDYADSIFRVIQSTGLVINSKGKSLQINPTRKNEVDYILDNVSRDIMPIDMNREDFDKYISNPRIPELLNDCSQNIINSMIELNGEYVDPNLDIYELKSKLNILREKKRIELINNQIVTLKVKKQKDIDDILNTFNQISNKEIEPASMRPTYYEWNVWRAMTMINHGDVQGNFIVDDMGNPISTAGGGKSDIIGDYGCFKIGVEVSLSTGSKQYDMEGEPVNRHIGRLQQEGPAFGIFIADKLQDSVINYFYTSSLINSNIYKGHVDVIPMNTSTFITFFKKAVKKNIQPKDLYKIHEFSLKISKQTLLEGKTEKDWHNSVIDNMLNIVS, via the coding sequence ATGGCAAAATTTGGTGAACGATTTTTACTAGGGTTTACTAGTCCTAGAAATCCTAGATTACTCAGTGAGTATGTCAAGGTTATTAAAAAATATAATCTTGATGGACAGAATTATGATGCTGATTTACAAGAGAAGTTTTATGAGATGCTATCAAAAGAACAGGTTGCGGGGGTAGAAGCAGGTAATGCTAAAAATAAAGCATTTGCTGGAAGAGATAAACTTACACGAATGCCTCAAGCTCTAGGTTTTTTTATTACTCAAAGAAATAAGAAGTTTAGAATTACTGAAGCAGGAGAATTGTTACAAAATAATGCTTTATTTGAAGATGTCATGTTACATCAAGTACTAAAATACCAATTACCATCTGTTTTACATAAGGAACAAGAAAGTAATAAAGGGTGTTTTAAGATTAAACCATTTCTAGAACTACTCAGATTGATAGATAAACTAGGATATTTAACATACAATGAGTTTCTGACATACGGAATGACATTAACTAATTATGAAAATTTTGATGAGGTAGTTAATAATATTCTTAATTATCGAGTTGAGCGTAATATAGCCAAGAAAAATAATACAGCATTGCGAATATTTGAACATCAGAACAAAATAAACACTTTTAAAGTTTTATATAAAGATATTATTGCGTCAGGAAATATAAAAACTAGAGAGTCTGAAACCAAAACAGTTGATGAATTTGTAAAGAAGAAAATGAATAATTTATCTGATTATGCAGATTCAATTTTTCGAGTTATTCAATCAACCGGACTGGTAATAAATTCAAAAGGAAAATCACTTCAAATAAACCCAACAAGAAAAAATGAAGTTGATTATATCTTAGATAATGTTTCTAGGGATATTATGCCTATTGATATGAATCGAGAGGATTTTGATAAATATATATCAAATCCACGCATTCCAGAATTACTTAATGATTGCTCACAAAACATTATTAATTCTATGATTGAACTTAATGGTGAATATGTAGATCCTAATCTTGATATTTACGAACTAAAATCAAAGCTAAACATATTACGTGAGAAAAAGAGAATAGAATTAATAAACAATCAAATAGTAACGTTAAAAGTAAAAAAACAAAAAGATATTGATGATATCCTAAATACCTTTAATCAAATATCAAACAAAGAAATTGAACCTGCAAGTATGCGTCCAACATACTATGAATGGAATGTATGGAGAGCAATGACTATGATTAATCACGGAGATGTTCAAGGGAATTTTATAGTTGATGATATGGGTAATCCTATTTCAACAGCAGGTGGAGGTAAAAGCGACATCATTGGTGATTATGGATGCTTTAAAATTGGTGTTGAAGTTAGCTTATCTACTGGAAGCAAACAGTATGATATGGAAGGAGAGCCTGTAAATAGGCATATAGGAAGACTTCAACAAGAAGGTCCTGCATTTGGTATTTTTATTGCGGATAAACTTCAAGATTCTGTTATTAACTATTTTTACACATCCTCATTAATAAATAGCAATATCTATAAAGGACATGTTGATGTTATACCTATGAACACTTCAACATTTATTACTTTTTTTAAAAAAGCTGTTAAAAAGAATATCCAACCTAAAGATTTATATAAAATTCATGAATTTTCATTGAAAATTTCTAAACAAACTTTATTAGAAGGGAAAACGGAAAAGGATTGGCATAATAGTGTTATTGATAATATGCTTAACATAGTTTCATAA